Part of the bacterium genome, CCCGAACTTCGCGTGCAGCTCGAACCAGCCGTCCACGCAGCCGGGGACCGAGATCGGCAACGGGCCGCGCGGCGGCACGAACTCCAGGCCGCGCTTCTGGAACTCCTCCAGCGTGAGAGCGCGGGGTGAGCGGCCGCTGGCGTTCAAGCCGTAGAGCCGGCGGGTCTTCGCGTCCCAGACGATGGCGAACAGGTCGCCGCCGATGCCGCTGCCGGTGGGTTCCATCAGGCCGAGGGCGGCGTTGGCCGCGATGGCCGCGTCGACGGCCGAACCGCCGGCCTTCAGCACGTCCAGGGCGATCTGCGTGGCCAGGGGTTGGCTGGTGCAGGCCATGGCGTGAGGCGCGATCACCTCGGAGCGGGTCGTGAAGCTGCTGCCGGTCACGCGGTCCGCCGCGGCAGACGGGCCGGGCGCCAGAACGGAGTGAAGGGCGAGCAGGGCGAAGGCGGCGTAAGACTTGCGGCGCATGGTCGGCTCCTTGTGGTTGTGCGCGGCGATCGTATCGCAAAGCGTGACGGGGGGCCAGCATCGGCTGATTCGCGCCGTCCCGGAATCGTGCGGTCGGGCGGCCACGAGGTATGTGATCTATGCTGTGATCCTCGATATCCCTTTGCGGAAGTCCGTACTCTCGCGAAACAGTCGGGCTCAACGGCTTCGAAGGGACCAAGAGCATGGGCTTCTTCAGGCGACTCATCGATTTCTTCACCCTGGGTTCCGACCACCCTGTCCGCCGGCTCCTTGCCTATTATCTGGTCCTGGCCGCCGTCGTCGGTGTGCTGATCTATTTCTTCCCCGTCTTCGACAAGGTGATCGGCAGCGCCCAGATCGACGCGGCGACTACGGGCCCGCAGGTGCTCGAGGACGGGCTGAAGTCGGGAACGATCCGCGGTTTCGACGCCGAACTCTCCCCCCGGCTCGAGTTCACGCTGAGCACGTTGATCATCCTGATGGGCACGCTCGTCCTGATGCTGCCGGTCTCCTGGGTCTACATGTCGACGCGGTACAACAAGGGCCACGACCAGCAGGTGGCCCAGACCCTCATCTTCCTGCCGCTGGTGGTGGCGGGGGTCGTCCTGGTCGTGCAGAACAGCCTCGCCCTGGCGTTCAGTCTCGCCGGCGTCGTCGCGGCGGTGCGGTTCCGCACCACGCTCCGGGACACGCGCGATGTGGTGTTCATCTTCCTCGCGATCGCCGTGGGCTTCGCCGCGGGCGTGCAGACCCTGATCGTGGCGGCGCTCGTCTCGGTCGTGTTCAACTTCGTGCTCATCCTGACCTGGCGCTACGATTTCGGCCGCAGCGTCCTGACGCCCACCGCGGTCTCCGAGTGGGGCGCGCCGCTGGAAGAACTGGCGGGGAGCCGGGCCGGCAAGAACGTCTCGGACCGGGACCTGGTGCTGGCCCTCGATCAGAAGCAGGCCCTGGCCCTGGCCGAGCGCTTCGCCCGGGTCCGGAGGCTCCTCGGCCCGCAGGGCCACAAGCCCCGCTACAACGCGGTCCTCACCGTCACGACCGAGGCGCTCTCCGAAGCTCAGGCGGCGATCGCCGAAGCCCTCGACCAGGTAGCCGGCCGCTGGCGCCTGGATGAAGCCGTTTCCAACGAAGGCAAGCCGTCCGAACTCTACTATCTGGTACGGATCCGCAAGTCCATGTCCAGGGACGACCTGCTCACCGCGGTGCGTGACCGGGCGGCGGACAAGATCACCAGCGCCGACGTCCAGCTCTCGAAAACCACCGACGAACACGAAGACAAATCATGAGGCGCCCCCCGTTGGCCGCGGCGCTGACCGCCGCGCTGC contains:
- a CDS encoding gamma-glutamyltransferase; this encodes MRRKSYAAFALLALHSVLAPGPSAAADRVTGSSFTTRSEVIAPHAMACTSQPLATQIALDVLKAGGSAVDAAIAANAALGLMEPTGSGIGGDLFAIVWDAKTRRLYGLNASGRSPRALTLEEFQKRGLEFVPPRGPLPISVPGCVDGWFELHAKFG
- a CDS encoding DUF4956 domain-containing protein; translated protein: MGFFRRLIDFFTLGSDHPVRRLLAYYLVLAAVVGVLIYFFPVFDKVIGSAQIDAATTGPQVLEDGLKSGTIRGFDAELSPRLEFTLSTLIILMGTLVLMLPVSWVYMSTRYNKGHDQQVAQTLIFLPLVVAGVVLVVQNSLALAFSLAGVVAAVRFRTTLRDTRDVVFIFLAIAVGFAAGVQTLIVAALVSVVFNFVLILTWRYDFGRSVLTPTAVSEWGAPLEELAGSRAGKNVSDRDLVLALDQKQALALAERFARVRRLLGPQGHKPRYNAVLTVTTEALSEAQAAIAEALDQVAGRWRLDEAVSNEGKPSELYYLVRIRKSMSRDDLLTAVRDRAADKITSADVQLSKTTDEHEDKS